A single region of the Bdellovibrio bacteriovorus genome encodes:
- a CDS encoding S1 family peptidase, whose protein sequence is MKSTVFKAALVTGLLGSLIACSPAKQNSVQLGADSTSIIGGVPVDSKDAIAKSTVALVASVVTQDGQEGQFICTGSLLTSNVVLTAGHCVPEVGAEYKEVALYVIFNTDLNNMERGDIRLVVDHVIHTEYGKTGEQGEDAHDLALVKFSGAMAPGYQLAKFLDDETLLTAGKKVTLAGYGLIETDGVNTKSDNKLRKVDVEIVEDFGKHEILLDQTQGKGACHGDSGGPAFLEVNGTQYVWGVTSRGAGKDGKDDCSLVSVYTKVKSESTFVKDALKKLSGK, encoded by the coding sequence ATGAAATCCACAGTTTTTAAAGCAGCTCTAGTTACAGGTCTTTTGGGATCTTTGATTGCCTGCTCTCCTGCGAAACAGAACTCTGTTCAACTAGGCGCTGACAGCACATCTATAATTGGTGGCGTTCCCGTTGATTCTAAAGACGCTATTGCAAAATCTACAGTGGCTCTAGTGGCGTCTGTAGTCACTCAAGATGGTCAAGAAGGCCAATTCATCTGTACAGGTTCTTTGCTGACTTCAAACGTTGTTTTGACTGCTGGTCACTGCGTTCCTGAAGTAGGCGCTGAATATAAAGAGGTCGCTCTTTATGTGATCTTCAATACAGACCTTAATAATATGGAAAGAGGCGATATCCGCCTTGTTGTTGATCACGTTATTCACACTGAATACGGTAAAACTGGCGAACAAGGTGAAGACGCTCACGATTTAGCTCTTGTTAAATTCTCTGGCGCGATGGCTCCTGGTTACCAACTGGCGAAGTTCTTGGATGACGAGACTCTTTTAACAGCAGGTAAAAAAGTGACTTTAGCTGGTTACGGTTTGATCGAAACTGATGGCGTGAATACAAAAAGCGATAATAAGCTTCGCAAAGTTGACGTTGAAATCGTTGAAGACTTCGGAAAACACGAAATCCTTCTTGATCAAACTCAAGGTAAAGGCGCTTGCCACGGTGACTCTGGCGGCCCTGCATTCCTTGAAGTGAACGGCACTCAATATGTTTGGGGTGTTACAAGCCGTGGTGCTGGTAAAGACGGTAAAGATGACTGCTCTCTAGTCAGCGTTTACACAAAAGTGAAATCTGAATCTACTTTCGTCAAAGACGCTTTGAAAAAGCTTTCTGGAAAATAG
- the dapF gene encoding diaminopimelate epimerase — translation MKKLLPISIMKMSGAGNTFALIDAREKSDWRDVENSLGKSRADFAKLVCDRVLGLSTDGFLLIENGSEGFDYDWDFYNSDGSTAEMCGNAARCAARFCYEYLGSSENKASLKFKTGAGLVTAQILGDDEVRVQMPEARFVKESIELKTNSKGVQKFALVNTGVPHLVQKISNLSEASALKEMAREARSHADLKPAGANVTFYAENEKGHINAVTFERGVEDYTLACGTGAVAAALVYSQLTSEKQIKVQMPGGLLSVVFDGKDTHPLMTGGAVFVGEFKYNLEVVG, via the coding sequence ATGAAAAAGCTTCTTCCGATCTCCATCATGAAAATGTCCGGAGCGGGAAATACATTTGCTCTTATCGATGCCCGCGAAAAATCCGACTGGAGAGATGTGGAAAACTCGTTGGGTAAGTCGCGAGCTGATTTTGCAAAGCTTGTTTGTGATCGCGTGTTGGGCTTAAGCACGGATGGATTCCTGCTGATTGAAAATGGCAGCGAGGGTTTTGATTACGACTGGGATTTTTATAACTCTGATGGATCTACGGCAGAGATGTGCGGAAATGCCGCTCGTTGCGCTGCTCGTTTCTGTTATGAATATCTCGGTAGTTCTGAAAACAAAGCGTCCTTGAAGTTTAAAACTGGGGCCGGCCTTGTGACGGCGCAAATTCTGGGCGACGACGAAGTGCGTGTGCAAATGCCTGAAGCGCGGTTTGTGAAAGAATCCATAGAATTAAAAACAAACTCCAAAGGCGTTCAAAAATTTGCGCTTGTAAATACGGGTGTTCCGCATTTAGTACAAAAAATTTCAAATCTTTCTGAGGCATCAGCCTTAAAAGAAATGGCTCGCGAAGCCAGATCTCATGCGGATCTAAAACCTGCGGGTGCAAACGTTACTTTCTATGCGGAAAATGAAAAAGGTCATATCAATGCGGTGACTTTTGAAAGAGGCGTTGAAGATTACACGCTGGCTTGCGGCACCGGTGCGGTCGCGGCGGCATTGGTTTACTCGCAACTGACTTCTGAAAAACAGATCAAAGTGCAAATGCCAGGTGGGCTTTTAAGTGTTGTCTTTGATGGCAAAGACACTCACCCACTGATGACCGGCGGAGCGGTGTTCGTCGGAGAATTCAAATACAATCTAGAGGTGGTAGGATGA
- a CDS encoding helix-turn-helix domain-containing protein, translated as MTPNLNSSDNLFVANLQSVSLEKLVKSKLEVLFAQQKEAQVELNGLYNVVIEQVEKPLLELALRAYNGNQVKTAQMLGINRNTLKKKIDNYKIRVKKLN; from the coding sequence ATGACGCCGAACCTAAACAGTTCCGATAATCTTTTTGTCGCTAATCTTCAGTCCGTAAGCTTGGAAAAGCTTGTGAAAAGCAAACTGGAAGTTTTATTTGCTCAACAAAAAGAAGCTCAAGTTGAGTTGAATGGTTTGTACAACGTCGTTATCGAACAAGTAGAAAAGCCTCTTTTAGAGCTGGCTTTGCGCGCTTATAACGGAAATCAAGTTAAAACAGCGCAAATGCTTGGCATCAATCGCAACACACTTAAGAAGAAAATTGACAACTATAAGATTCGTGTAAAAAAACTGAACTAA
- a CDS encoding SDR family oxidoreductase, with protein MRPLLYFFQRKSKPQAFKPVVLVTGCSAGIGLALAELLYNCQEYRVVATAREHSLEKVRSHFLENDRFMIRSLDVTIEGDRVRLYNEIQKTWGGVDILINNAGISYRSVIEHMTEKDEELQMATNYFGPMGLIRLSLPHMRATGRGKIINISSVSGMLAMPTMASYSASKFALEGASEALWYEMRPFGVTITLVQPGFIHSNSFKNVYHTELSDPTRNWSGPYCDFYQNMTPFVEKMMNMSLTTPEKIAKQVLKVMKQENPPLWIPATLDATLFYYIRRLLPRRILLPFLYWNLPKARTWSKEHSHRRQK; from the coding sequence ATGAGGCCCTTACTTTACTTCTTTCAGCGTAAATCAAAACCTCAAGCTTTTAAGCCCGTGGTCTTAGTCACGGGTTGTTCTGCCGGCATTGGTCTGGCTTTGGCTGAGCTTCTTTACAACTGCCAAGAATATCGAGTCGTCGCGACAGCGCGCGAACACAGCCTTGAAAAAGTTCGTTCCCATTTTTTAGAAAACGATCGCTTTATGATTCGCTCTTTGGATGTCACGATCGAAGGGGATCGGGTGCGTCTTTATAACGAAATCCAAAAAACTTGGGGTGGCGTTGATATTCTTATTAACAACGCCGGGATTTCTTATCGTTCCGTGATTGAACACATGACTGAAAAAGATGAAGAACTGCAAATGGCGACCAATTACTTTGGGCCGATGGGTTTGATTCGTCTTTCGCTTCCGCATATGCGTGCCACCGGCCGCGGTAAGATCATCAATATTTCTTCCGTAAGTGGAATGTTAGCCATGCCGACAATGGCCTCGTATTCGGCTTCCAAATTCGCTTTAGAGGGTGCCAGCGAAGCCTTGTGGTATGAGATGCGCCCCTTTGGCGTTACAATCACGTTGGTGCAACCCGGGTTTATCCACAGCAACTCTTTTAAGAACGTGTATCACACGGAGTTGTCAGATCCGACCCGCAATTGGAGCGGCCCTTATTGTGATTTCTATCAGAACATGACTCCGTTTGTGGAGAAGATGATGAATATGTCCCTCACCACGCCGGAAAAAATCGCGAAGCAAGTTTTGAAAGTGATGAAGCAAGAAAATCCGCCGCTATGGATTCCAGCGACCCTGGATGCGACTCTCTTTTATTACATTCGTCGTTTATTGCCTCGACGAATTCTTTTGCCATTCCTCTATTGGAACCTGCCTAAGGCACGTACTTGGTCTAAAGAACATTCCCACCGTCGACAGAAGTGA
- the dnaB gene encoding replicative DNA helicase: protein MSTRIPPQNIEAEQSILGGLMLDREALDQVGDILVAEDFYKPSHQKIFNAIKELHSKNQPVDIITVTNILQGEGSMEMAGGPEYLVSLLDKTISSANIVTHAKIVKDKATLRKLIQVNSSLIEKAYEQDFADVESFVDQAESEIFKVGEAKAATGLVGSMEIVRASIKKLEELYKNQVEVTGLATGFKRLDEMTAGLHPGEMTIIAARPSMGKTAFSLNIAQHVALKLKKTVAYFSLEMGKESMMMRMLAAEAKVGLGSLRNGKVSDSEWPRLIHAASLLSEASIFIDDTPGVSPFEIRSKARRLKAEHGLDLIMIDYLQLMSMKQKMSSREQEVAEISKSLKAIAKELKIPVIALAQLNRGVEGRTEKKPMLSDLRESGSIEQDADVIMMLYRDDYYDKENPDKQGHAEVIVGKQRNGATGPVKMRFDAQYNRFRDAEPEERNINPMPPPQAPPPMPGGRPKNFAPGAPV, encoded by the coding sequence ATGAGTACACGGATTCCACCTCAGAATATTGAGGCCGAACAGTCTATTTTGGGCGGTCTCATGCTAGACCGAGAAGCTTTGGATCAAGTGGGTGATATCCTCGTGGCCGAAGACTTCTACAAGCCGTCTCACCAGAAGATTTTTAACGCCATCAAAGAACTTCACAGCAAAAATCAGCCTGTGGATATCATCACCGTGACAAACATTCTTCAGGGTGAAGGTTCCATGGAGATGGCGGGCGGACCCGAGTATCTGGTCAGCCTTTTAGATAAAACTATTTCCTCTGCAAATATCGTCACTCACGCCAAGATCGTTAAAGACAAAGCGACCTTGCGTAAGCTGATTCAAGTTAATAGCTCTCTTATTGAAAAAGCTTACGAACAAGATTTCGCTGACGTTGAATCTTTCGTGGACCAGGCCGAAAGCGAAATCTTTAAAGTCGGTGAAGCAAAAGCCGCCACGGGCCTTGTCGGCTCGATGGAAATCGTTCGCGCTTCTATCAAAAAATTGGAAGAGCTTTATAAAAACCAAGTTGAGGTCACTGGTCTTGCTACGGGCTTTAAACGCCTGGATGAAATGACAGCGGGACTTCACCCTGGAGAGATGACGATCATCGCCGCTCGTCCTTCCATGGGTAAAACAGCGTTCTCTTTGAATATCGCTCAGCACGTCGCTTTGAAACTTAAAAAGACCGTGGCCTACTTCTCCTTGGAGATGGGTAAAGAATCGATGATGATGCGTATGTTGGCGGCCGAAGCGAAAGTGGGCTTGGGTTCACTTCGTAATGGTAAAGTCAGCGATTCGGAATGGCCGCGTTTAATTCATGCAGCAAGTCTTCTTTCTGAAGCTAGTATTTTCATCGATGATACTCCGGGTGTATCGCCATTTGAAATTCGCTCTAAAGCGCGTCGTTTGAAGGCTGAACATGGATTAGATCTGATCATGATCGACTACTTGCAGTTGATGAGCATGAAACAAAAGATGTCTTCACGTGAGCAAGAGGTTGCGGAAATCTCTAAATCTTTGAAGGCCATCGCTAAAGAATTGAAAATCCCTGTCATCGCCCTTGCCCAGCTGAATCGTGGCGTGGAAGGTCGTACAGAGAAAAAACCAATGCTTTCTGACCTGCGTGAATCAGGATCGATCGAGCAAGATGCCGACGTTATCATGATGCTTTATCGTGATGACTACTACGATAAAGAAAATCCAGACAAACAAGGTCACGCCGAAGTGATCGTGGGTAAGCAGCGTAACGGTGCCACCGGTCCCGTTAAAATGCGTTTCGATGCCCAGTACAATAGATTCCGTGATGCCGAGCCGGAAGAGCGTAACATCAATCCGATGCCGCCACCGCAAGCTCCGCCTCCGATGCCAGGCGGCAGACCTAAAAACTTTGCACCCGGCGCCCCAGTTTAA
- a CDS encoding DNA translocase FtsK has protein sequence MNHFLKKFRQDVIAIGFLGLGLFLALALFSYNPFDPSMNSIGQGLKATNYCGIVGSFLADGLYQAFGLAAWVVVASFLRIAYASFQGESLNLKNIRFVWALLLIVNIAALLSLYLPTTKVFKEQIYLGGLLGLGVSQALMRAFNSIGVQVILLSLMAVLIVFYFEKSLQELSETPRGFMAFLKKKKIMDKLAGFFAGMFVKEKKAKAKKLEAKEDKPKTVFPLSDKKFVGKDEEEEDEDLNALLEADAEAAEEEDEEEIEEEEEETPALRLAQKRKVVMKAKPPRRIENWDMPKLALLEDPPASRIKIDKAEIQRKADSLVEKLKNFSIEGSIQDAKPGPLVTMYEFKPNADVKISKISELEDDLSLALSSESVRVVGHIPGTDVVGIETANLKRETVYYKDLIAEDQFWSEDLALPMAVGRAVDGEPKVVDLRKMPHLLIAGTTGSGKSVFVGSIITGLLFRHSPKTLRLVLIDPKMVDLAPFSTVPHLVLPHVTEPKKAATALKWAVREMEKRYKSLSKFGVGKIEAFNEKTGGLSKAEIEEHEKINLELEEGKAKLEQYYYQPLPFIVIVVDELADLMIVEKQNIEEPIQRLTQKARACGIHLIVATQSPRKDVVTGLIKTNIPGRVALKVASKMDSRIIIDDSGAERLLPNGDMLFQAPGVGKPTRHHGPYLSDKEIGNVVKHWAAQAEPEYDPLAMKALDGFSGGDGAEAGDSGGGGFGEEEYDERYDEILSWASEQKEISASLIQRKFRLGYPRAARLIEIFEKEGVVGPANGSKPRQVLVSSFREQ, from the coding sequence ATGAATCATTTTCTTAAGAAGTTTCGTCAGGACGTCATTGCAATCGGCTTTTTAGGTTTAGGGCTTTTCCTCGCCCTGGCTTTGTTCAGCTACAATCCATTTGATCCCTCTATGAATTCTATTGGGCAAGGGCTTAAAGCCACGAATTACTGTGGAATCGTGGGAAGTTTCCTTGCAGACGGCCTTTATCAAGCGTTTGGACTGGCGGCATGGGTCGTTGTTGCGAGCTTTCTACGTATTGCGTACGCAAGTTTCCAAGGGGAATCGCTAAATCTTAAGAACATTCGCTTTGTATGGGCGCTTCTTTTGATCGTGAATATCGCAGCTCTTTTGTCGCTTTACTTGCCAACAACAAAAGTTTTCAAAGAGCAGATATATTTGGGTGGTCTTTTGGGCTTGGGTGTTTCCCAGGCTTTGATGCGCGCTTTTAATTCTATCGGCGTTCAAGTCATCCTGCTCTCATTGATGGCCGTCCTTATTGTTTTCTATTTCGAAAAATCTTTGCAGGAGCTTTCAGAAACTCCACGCGGCTTTATGGCTTTCTTAAAGAAAAAGAAAATCATGGATAAACTTGCGGGCTTTTTTGCCGGCATGTTCGTGAAAGAGAAAAAAGCCAAAGCAAAAAAATTAGAAGCAAAAGAGGACAAGCCTAAAACAGTCTTCCCGCTTTCTGACAAAAAATTTGTTGGTAAAGATGAAGAGGAAGAAGATGAAGATCTCAACGCACTTCTTGAAGCCGACGCCGAAGCTGCGGAAGAAGAAGATGAAGAAGAGATCGAAGAAGAAGAAGAGGAGACACCGGCCTTGAGGCTTGCGCAAAAACGCAAAGTCGTCATGAAGGCAAAACCTCCTCGTCGTATTGAAAACTGGGATATGCCAAAGCTTGCGCTTTTGGAAGATCCTCCAGCTTCGCGTATTAAAATTGATAAGGCCGAGATTCAAAGAAAAGCGGATTCATTGGTAGAAAAGCTTAAGAACTTCTCTATCGAAGGTTCTATCCAGGATGCGAAGCCGGGACCGCTTGTTACGATGTATGAATTTAAACCAAATGCCGATGTAAAAATCAGTAAGATCTCTGAGCTTGAAGATGATTTGTCTTTGGCTCTTTCATCTGAATCTGTACGTGTGGTGGGTCATATCCCTGGAACAGATGTTGTCGGTATTGAAACAGCGAACTTAAAGCGCGAGACGGTTTATTACAAAGACTTGATCGCCGAAGATCAGTTCTGGAGTGAAGATCTTGCGTTACCGATGGCTGTCGGTCGCGCTGTGGATGGTGAACCTAAGGTAGTGGATCTTCGTAAGATGCCGCATCTTTTGATCGCGGGTACAACGGGTTCTGGTAAGTCGGTGTTTGTCGGCTCTATTATCACGGGCCTTTTGTTCCGCCATTCTCCAAAAACACTGCGCTTGGTTTTGATTGACCCTAAGATGGTCGACTTGGCGCCTTTTTCTACGGTGCCACACTTGGTTCTTCCTCACGTAACGGAACCTAAGAAGGCTGCGACAGCTTTGAAGTGGGCTGTGCGCGAAATGGAAAAGCGTTATAAATCTTTATCGAAATTCGGTGTCGGTAAAATTGAAGCCTTTAACGAAAAAACGGGTGGACTTTCAAAAGCTGAAATTGAAGAGCATGAAAAAATCAATTTGGAGCTGGAAGAAGGAAAAGCCAAGCTTGAGCAATACTACTATCAACCACTTCCGTTTATCGTGATCGTGGTGGATGAGCTTGCGGATTTGATGATCGTTGAAAAGCAGAACATCGAAGAGCCGATTCAACGTTTGACACAAAAAGCGCGTGCCTGCGGTATCCACTTGATCGTGGCAACTCAATCGCCTCGTAAAGATGTTGTCACCGGTTTGATTAAAACAAATATTCCGGGACGCGTGGCTTTGAAAGTGGCATCGAAAATGGACTCTCGTATCATCATCGATGATTCAGGTGCAGAACGCCTTCTTCCGAATGGAGATATGCTGTTCCAGGCTCCTGGCGTGGGAAAACCGACTCGCCATCATGGTCCTTATCTTTCAGATAAAGAAATTGGCAACGTCGTGAAACATTGGGCTGCACAAGCCGAACCCGAATACGATCCATTAGCGATGAAAGCTTTGGATGGATTTTCAGGTGGCGATGGTGCTGAGGCTGGTGATTCTGGCGGCGGCGGATTTGGTGAAGAAGAATACGATGAACGTTACGACGAAATTCTATCGTGGGCTTCTGAACAGAAAGAAATTTCTGCGTCTTTGATTCAAAGAAAGTTTAGACTCGGTTATCCACGTGCTGCGCGACTGATTGAAATCTTCGAAAAAGAAGGTGTCGTGGGGCCTGCGAACGGCAGCAAGCCGCGTCAAGTTCTCGTCAGTAGTTTTAGAGAACAATAA
- a CDS encoding radical SAM protein, protein MLKINEIFYSVQGETTYVGLPTVFVRLTACNLRCTYCDTKYSYYEGELQSLETILKEIESHKTPYVCITGGEPLLQKEVHTLMNTLCERGYKVSLETSGSKSIEQVDPRVKIILDVKTPDSGAADSFLMNNISFSTPSTEYKFVICSEKDFEWSEEFCRQHNLFEKFVVLYSPSYGQVSERWLAEKILHQNSSARLQLQLHKYIWSPETRGV, encoded by the coding sequence ATGCTAAAAATAAACGAGATTTTCTATAGTGTTCAAGGTGAAACGACGTATGTAGGACTTCCTACTGTCTTCGTGCGCCTGACGGCATGCAATCTGCGCTGCACTTATTGCGACACCAAATATTCTTATTATGAAGGTGAGTTGCAAAGCCTTGAAACAATTTTGAAAGAAATTGAATCGCACAAAACACCTTATGTCTGCATCACCGGTGGAGAACCTCTTTTGCAAAAAGAAGTTCACACTTTGATGAACACATTATGTGAGCGCGGGTACAAAGTTTCTTTGGAAACCAGCGGATCAAAAAGCATTGAGCAAGTTGATCCACGCGTAAAAATAATTTTAGACGTGAAAACTCCTGACAGCGGAGCTGCAGATTCTTTCTTGATGAACAACATCAGCTTTTCCACGCCCAGCACGGAATACAAGTTTGTTATTTGTTCTGAAAAAGATTTTGAATGGTCTGAAGAATTCTGTCGTCAACACAATTTATTTGAAAAATTTGTGGTTTTATACAGCCCATCATACGGCCAAGTGTCTGAACGCTGGTTGGCAGAAAAAATTTTGCATCAAAATTCATCTGCGAGGTTGCAATTGCAGCTGCATAAGTATATTTGGTCTCCCGAAACACGCGGAGTGTAG
- a CDS encoding 4-hydroxy-tetrahydrodipicolinate reductase translates to MKKIKVGVIGPAGRMGKEIVGVIDSNPRCELFYPLNRDDKFDVKKAKQVDVWIDFSSPEALKDVLKRAAENKTPVVCGTTGFSKKEKDLLTQYAKKIPVLWSSNMSLGVAVLNEALKNLSAISHFDFQIEEIHHNRKKDKPSGTAITLQENLEKAVGKKLPEALAIRGGGVFGVHKVYSMSDEEVLVFEHSALNRTVFAKGAVMAAEWLVKQKPGLYQIRDVLFGKKA, encoded by the coding sequence GTGAAAAAAATCAAAGTCGGCGTGATCGGCCCTGCGGGCCGCATGGGAAAAGAGATTGTCGGAGTTATTGACTCTAATCCCCGCTGTGAGCTGTTTTATCCACTGAATCGCGACGATAAGTTCGATGTAAAAAAAGCGAAACAAGTCGACGTGTGGATTGATTTTTCTTCACCAGAAGCCTTAAAGGATGTTCTTAAAAGAGCCGCCGAAAACAAAACGCCGGTAGTTTGCGGCACGACGGGCTTTTCAAAAAAAGAAAAAGATCTTCTAACTCAATATGCTAAGAAGATTCCCGTTCTGTGGTCTTCTAATATGAGTTTAGGTGTTGCTGTTTTAAATGAAGCGCTGAAGAATCTTTCTGCGATTTCACATTTTGATTTTCAGATCGAAGAAATTCATCACAATCGAAAGAAAGACAAACCTTCCGGCACCGCGATCACTCTGCAAGAGAATTTAGAAAAAGCTGTCGGAAAAAAACTTCCTGAAGCTTTGGCTATTCGAGGCGGAGGCGTTTTCGGCGTTCACAAGGTTTACTCTATGAGTGATGAAGAAGTTTTAGTTTTTGAGCATTCCGCCTTAAACCGCACTGTTTTTGCTAAAGGGGCGGTGATGGCTGCGGAGTGGTTGGTGAAACAGAAACCAGGTCTTTATCAAATTCGTGACGTTCTGTTCGGGAAAAAAGCATGA
- a CDS encoding tetratricopeptide repeat protein, whose protein sequence is MQLIMKRAAAIAALSFLALPAFAQTKNGKSETYKDIIEKAYNLSLQRDRQQALNILVTAIQRETRPQAVSDLKKTTSEVANVFFSDKAQQLFENGVSLRKTDLNQALDKVTEAARIEPDNFSIINEQARLLIAKGDCKNAQENVQKQLKVVSFDEELKLSLAQALICQNRWLDYQKVADTVVIKRSPQQKFWQALEVEKSLGQKSLTKAQDALANLKKSDEKYPELYYWNWKYGQTLKKNNPDEAQKYVMSCKNISANQYRQYMIDPMLCRRLVEVEGELKGMNGTPE, encoded by the coding sequence ATGCAATTGATCATGAAAAGAGCCGCAGCGATTGCGGCTCTTTCCTTTTTAGCACTGCCCGCTTTTGCTCAGACGAAGAATGGAAAGTCTGAGACCTACAAAGATATTATCGAAAAAGCGTATAACCTCAGTTTGCAGCGCGATCGTCAGCAGGCTTTGAATATTCTTGTTACCGCCATTCAGCGCGAAACACGTCCTCAGGCCGTCTCGGATCTTAAAAAAACGACCTCTGAGGTTGCCAATGTCTTTTTTAGTGATAAAGCCCAACAGTTGTTTGAAAACGGTGTCTCTTTAAGAAAGACCGATTTGAACCAAGCGTTGGATAAGGTCACCGAAGCCGCTCGTATTGAGCCCGACAACTTTTCAATCATCAATGAACAAGCGCGTCTGCTTATCGCTAAAGGCGACTGCAAAAACGCGCAAGAAAACGTGCAAAAGCAGTTAAAGGTTGTGAGCTTTGATGAGGAATTAAAGCTCAGCCTGGCACAAGCGTTGATCTGTCAGAATCGTTGGTTGGACTATCAGAAAGTGGCCGACACTGTCGTGATCAAACGGTCCCCGCAGCAAAAATTCTGGCAGGCCCTAGAGGTTGAAAAGTCCTTGGGTCAGAAAAGTCTTACAAAAGCGCAAGATGCCTTAGCAAATCTTAAGAAGTCTGACGAAAAATATCCCGAATTATACTACTGGAATTGGAAATACGGCCAAACCCTTAAGAAAAACAACCCAGATGAGGCTCAGAAATACGTGATGAGCTGCAAAAACATTTCAGCGAATCAGTATAGACAGTATATGATAGACCCCATGCTTTGCCGCCGCCTTGTCGAGGTGGAAGGAGAGCTAAAGGGGATGAATGGAACACCTGAATAA
- the fsa gene encoding fructose-6-phosphate aldolase has translation MKFFIDTAEIEEIKQANLRGWVDGVTTNPSLIAKSGKPFHDVIKEICKEVSGPVSAEVISLQAEEMFREGKELAKLASNIVVKIPMTEDGMIAVKKLTAEGIKTNVTLVFSPMQALLAAKAGATMVSPFVGRLDDIGQEGLAMVNQVIQIYQNYDFATEVLVASVRSPMHIQLAAEMGADIATIPYKVMQQMTHHPLTDKGIKLFMDDWNKAQKK, from the coding sequence ATGAAGTTTTTCATCGATACAGCTGAAATTGAAGAAATCAAACAGGCCAACTTGCGTGGTTGGGTTGACGGTGTCACAACGAATCCTTCGTTGATTGCTAAATCTGGAAAACCGTTTCATGACGTGATCAAAGAAATCTGCAAGGAAGTTTCAGGTCCTGTTTCTGCAGAAGTCATCAGCCTTCAGGCTGAAGAAATGTTCCGTGAAGGTAAAGAACTTGCGAAGCTTGCTTCAAACATCGTTGTTAAAATTCCGATGACTGAAGATGGAATGATCGCAGTTAAAAAATTAACAGCTGAAGGTATCAAGACAAACGTCACGTTGGTGTTCTCGCCAATGCAAGCTTTGTTGGCCGCTAAAGCCGGCGCGACAATGGTTTCTCCTTTTGTTGGTCGTTTGGACGACATTGGCCAAGAGGGCTTGGCGATGGTTAATCAGGTTATTCAAATTTATCAAAACTATGACTTCGCGACTGAAGTCTTAGTTGCTAGCGTTCGCAGCCCGATGCATATCCAACTTGCGGCGGAGATGGGTGCTGATATCGCAACCATTCCATACAAGGTTATGCAGCAAATGACTCACCATCCGTTAACTGATAAAGGCATTAAGCTTTTCATGGATGACTGGAATAAGGCTCAAAAGAAATAA
- the dapA gene encoding 4-hydroxy-tetrahydrodipicolinate synthase, whose amino-acid sequence MKNFKGTFTALITPFKNDKVDYASLDRLLKQQLDGGVDGFVVNGTTAESPTLSTQEVAELFKHIRKFVGDKVPLIMGTGSNDTAKSIETSRKAEEMGADAILVVVPYYNKPPQRGLFEHFKAVASSVKIPTLLYNVPGRTITSLATETIRDLAKVPGVIGIKEATGKIDLAQDIIKACGKDFVMLSGDDGTYVDFLGAGGHGVISVATHVIPAQMVQWKKWVSEGQIEKARADINKYMNLINLLFVEANPIPVKKALQLMGVIDSASLRLPLVELTPEHTESLKAEMKKVGLL is encoded by the coding sequence ATGAAAAACTTTAAAGGGACCTTCACAGCTTTAATTACTCCGTTTAAAAATGACAAAGTCGACTACGCGTCTTTAGACCGTCTTTTAAAACAACAGCTGGATGGCGGTGTTGATGGATTTGTGGTTAACGGGACCACTGCTGAAAGCCCGACTCTTTCAACTCAAGAAGTGGCCGAGCTGTTTAAACACATCCGCAAGTTTGTGGGCGACAAAGTTCCTTTGATTATGGGAACGGGTTCAAACGACACCGCAAAGTCTATTGAAACATCTCGCAAAGCTGAAGAAATGGGTGCGGATGCAATTCTGGTTGTGGTTCCCTACTACAATAAGCCACCTCAGCGTGGTCTTTTTGAACACTTCAAAGCGGTGGCGAGTTCGGTAAAAATTCCGACTCTTCTTTACAATGTTCCTGGCCGTACCATCACATCCCTAGCTACCGAAACCATTCGCGACTTGGCGAAAGTTCCAGGTGTGATTGGAATTAAAGAAGCGACCGGAAAAATTGATTTAGCCCAAGACATCATCAAAGCTTGTGGTAAAGACTTTGTGATGCTTTCAGGAGATGACGGCACTTATGTTGATTTCTTAGGTGCTGGTGGGCATGGCGTGATCTCTGTAGCCACTCATGTGATTCCTGCGCAAATGGTGCAGTGGAAAAAATGGGTTTCTGAAGGACAAATCGAAAAAGCTCGTGCGGATATTAACAAGTACATGAATCTTATTAATCTTCTTTTTGTGGAAGCAAATCCGATTCCAGTAAAAAAGGCATTGCAGTTAATGGGTGTGATTGATTCGGCCTCTTTGCGTTTGCCTTTAGTCGAACTTACGCCTGAGCACACGGAAAGCTTGAAAGCGGAAATGAAAAAAGTAGGTCTTTTGTGA